The Bombus terrestris chromosome 9, iyBomTerr1.2, whole genome shotgun sequence genome contains a region encoding:
- the LOC105666021 gene encoding lipid storage droplets surface-binding protein 2, giving the protein MATEVMQLPHIEVFHRVMELPVVESAISKSTATYLRVKDCHQLVHWALTTAETSLSNATKQAVPIAVPIAKKLENPIHFVDHTLCRGLDKIEEKVPMVKEKPEQILENAYTLARQTVQPAVMSISLVNELIISQALSFRDISWSKANQILETQYGSAAVRGLDSTADAVNKLIDKYFPATGDEQSKEINTNEEDKLLHTLQTVGRLSNKAARRMYSNIVLHLGTINADNLKTYIKSLVQFLLLTNRHAINSKIQTNETNSKTTLNAEAKKQN; this is encoded by the exons ATGGCTACCGAAGTCATGCAGTTACCGCACATCGAAGTGTTTCATCGAGTAATGGAACTTCCAGTAGTCGAAAGTGCGATATCTAAATCAACAGCGACGTATTTGCGTGTGAAAGATTGTCATCAGCTAGTGCACTGGGCACTAACCACTGCGGAAACTTCTTTAAGTAATGCAACGAAGCAAGCGGTACCTATTGCTGTTCCTATCGCCAAGAAACTCGAGAATCCTATACACTTTGTTGACCACACGTTGTGCCGTGGTCTCgataaaatcgaagaaaaagttCCGATGGTTAAAGAGAAACCTGAGCAG ATTCTAGAAAATGCTTACACGTTAGCACGACAAACTGTTCAACCAGCTGTAATGAGCATTTCGCTTGTCAACGAATTAATAATCTCGCAAGCCTTGAGTTTCAGAGACATAAGTTGGAGTAAGGCGAATCAGATTTTAGAAACGCAGTATGGTAGCGCAGCTGTTCGAGGTTTAGACAGCACAGCTGACGctgttaataaattaattgataaatattttcctGCGACGGGGGACGAGCAGTCAAAag AGATAAACACGAACGAAGAAGATAAGCTTCTTCATACCTTACAAACGGTTGGACGTTTATCTAATAAAGCTGCTCGTCGCATGTATTCGAATATAGTACTTCACTTAGGCACTATTAACGCTGATAATTTAAAAACCTATATTAAATCCTTGGTTCAGTTTCTGCTATTAACGAACCGCCATGCCATAAACAGCAAAATACAGACCAATGAGACTAATTCGAAAACTACATTGAACGCAGAGGCAAAGAAACAAAACTGA